The proteins below are encoded in one region of Candidatus Bathyarchaeota archaeon:
- a CDS encoding DUF1634 domain-containing protein → MNGSGLGNGESKLENAISYLLIIGVSASVIFEIIGITLYFQSYGNLQISQANNVYISGENFFAFIYQTVTSLFANETALTFMTLGIIILILTPYMRAIASVAFFVWEKNKAYILVTLFVLAVLTISLALH, encoded by the coding sequence ATGAACGGGTCAGGTTTAGGCAATGGCGAATCCAAACTTGAAAACGCTATAAGCTACCTACTAATAATCGGAGTCTCAGCAAGCGTAATTTTTGAAATAATCGGCATCACCCTATACTTCCAATCCTACGGCAACCTACAGATTTCCCAAGCAAACAACGTCTACATCAGTGGGGAGAACTTTTTTGCCTTCATCTACCAAACCGTCACATCCCTATTTGCCAACGAAACCGCCCTAACATTCATGACCCTAGGCATCATAATCCTCATCCTAACCCCCTATATGCGCGCGATTGCTTCTGTGGCGTTTTTTGTTTGGGAGAAAAACAAGGCGTACATTTTGGTGACGCTGTTTGTGCTGGCCGTGCTTACAATCAGTTTAGCCTTGCATTAG
- a CDS encoding EF-Tu/IF-2/RF-3 family GTPase: MGNLNVAVLGSPNYSASLAKKGTSTDITLYNLKRGEDTVTLIEPTRYPERFAPLFYAVSLSTRALLVVEEVNANFGESAVLLMCSKIQEGYIILRNYLTIDKIAPFIKGTKLEKYQVISDDPNALRERLLNDASQQKPAETKPTGTVPVDHAFNVKGVGVVVLGVVAGGSVKKHDAMKVLPGTKTAQIRSIQKHDDEFGEAFEGDRVGFALKGVTVEDVERGAVLTTDANVKTTKTLTAPMSLVKYWQTPIKEGMILHVGYWMQFLNAKVESVAESEDWRTTTLTLSLDRELAFLSGESAVLFYLEGGKLRVAGNLTLP, from the coding sequence ATGGGAAACCTCAACGTAGCCGTTCTTGGCTCACCAAACTACAGCGCGTCACTTGCCAAAAAAGGAACCTCAACAGACATAACCCTCTATAACCTCAAACGAGGCGAAGACACCGTAACACTCATTGAACCCACACGGTATCCTGAACGTTTTGCACCACTGTTTTATGCGGTTTCCTTATCTACACGAGCTCTACTGGTGGTTGAGGAAGTCAACGCCAACTTTGGCGAATCCGCCGTACTGCTCATGTGCAGCAAAATCCAAGAAGGCTACATCATCCTGCGAAACTACCTAACCATAGACAAAATCGCGCCCTTCATCAAAGGAACTAAACTCGAAAAATACCAAGTCATCTCCGATGACCCAAACGCACTACGCGAACGCCTCCTAAATGATGCCTCACAACAAAAACCCGCAGAAACCAAACCCACAGGCACCGTGCCCGTTGACCACGCATTTAACGTGAAAGGTGTCGGCGTCGTAGTTCTAGGGGTGGTTGCAGGTGGTTCTGTGAAGAAGCATGATGCCATGAAGGTTCTGCCCGGCACAAAAACCGCGCAAATCCGCTCGATTCAGAAGCATGATGATGAGTTTGGGGAAGCATTTGAGGGTGACCGTGTTGGGTTTGCTCTCAAAGGCGTAACTGTTGAGGATGTGGAGCGTGGCGCTGTTTTAACCACTGATGCTAACGTGAAAACCACAAAAACCCTTACCGCGCCCATGTCGCTGGTAAAATACTGGCAAACTCCCATCAAGGAAGGAATGATTTTGCATGTTGGGTATTGGATGCAGTTTCTTAATGCTAAGGTGGAATCGGTTGCTGAATCGGAGGATTGGAGAACTACTACTTTGACGCTTAGTTTGGATAGGGAGCTTGCGTTTTTGTCGGGTGAGTCTGCGGTGCTGTTTTATTTGGAGGGCGGCAAATTGCGTGTTGCAGGAAACTTGACTCTTCCTTAA